Proteins encoded within one genomic window of Procambarus clarkii isolate CNS0578487 chromosome 31, FALCON_Pclarkii_2.0, whole genome shotgun sequence:
- the LOC123758620 gene encoding uncharacterized protein isoform X1 has protein sequence MSELKPMEDDLTPLTQDTVAEEDDNLSDMGSHTGSERDAMSEAGSETPSISDKSSHRNSRSASNTPTNTRSTRSRDNPEFAAKQKSFMAKVQAATAGTESGMVRPETPGKRKRDSSSQGSAKKRKSGKVDNNGQDYQNDNYCWECHREGIFICCEMCPRVFHLKCAGIECEPEEDWACSECHAVMQAENIENRSRSMQLISVEQLCTLLKFALNRLKTMPGMVVFSQAADYIKTASNRTKVMEPFTKPVDTAEFPTYDDIVVHPVDFTSLERNIKRKFYGSTEAFSSDARWIVHNSVIFNGANSKVSSMARMLVKILKQEMSEIETCPDCYMNAHQNPKSWFTEACRSAHPLIWARLKGFPFWPAKAVKWRDGNVDVRFFGRHDRSWVPIKECFLFSEQMPTPLKNRNKTLESCLQEVNEHIVKLRERFGRFKYAPHRVQFNPTDPDQIKIMLPNYKGPIALRVRSQSRALSRLSGHSDDETSSIASTDSGASLRRRKRESGTSSATQGTETEAEIASRTSVHGDNDHMENTRLPKLEDGEVVEGRPHSQNIEQHVKREAKHEREKDSDEDDSKLNLKISPKIGDDESDEDMENCDKYPGGNYDDENSDDDNSSIMNGKSLHPHTMNDQSDDDDDDENYTDEYPSNRKRFAANREKDGSIDEVESQEQSGDEGGDRARDTRDNDSRARVQQLGNHTQSTEGGEMHDEDDTLDSEADTKFDTCKNVRESASESQSLGEDEKVPVKMTSELVLKSEDVLNPLDTHVENACRERKVNDDSDSVMTESGKDNIKRTDTNTEAKIKNNGETVNANKSIKENVESFGDKLRTKTENKNDLESNIDDKNVGNNMDDKSYLESNIDEEDEVESNIDDKDEVESNIDDKDEVESNIDDKDEVESNIDDKDEVESNIDDKDEVESNIDDKDEVESNIDDKDEVESNIDDKDEVESNIDDKDEVESNIDDKDEVESNIDDKDEVESNIDDKDEVESNIDDKDDTESNDDALELGGVKAGVLEALERECKKELSESEDSDNEEETEHKTKLTDRMESESESDKSENESNNKFSGKKMNVDESDDESEKSGDENDKNPNIKRRNRTVCGDEESDSEEEHLNRNTGSAYKNGSEEGIGCTGSDSKVAGDSVPDKEGDGSDMRSIVKERVSDEEEEQMDTESKTLETSARQVRNSVNDRVKEEVLSGEETDRKRKRVSDDTNHDEDKEESNRTSLFDAVQLMKTMGTIAITRLDGKSLDHGSNNNGVTISLAKDQHKSEDRKDGNEDRKDGNDDSNRTSPSLQRVSPSQKVSESKDMEQHISSLGCSVSVTKAVDRDRDRDKEKEKEKEKVKMPSGVDTTRLSPSISIIPMSGGSDRHRTKTTIAPSSSPSPSRTSPSVSSHAPRSSPSVIAQNPPQCSPSATQAAPPRVSSSSSSSSPQTGVGGIPPPPPLSHPQAPAASGMGSRGVFGPPPPGSQVMGMGSARGPIMTTPGMRMMGGGAPGMMVQSRMPGGPPTRHLPPEAGPLSAQLHKHSQKLAEVMRATLEDVLGGLVMTGTPEARVAALQLELERTNWRHQQELAEVRHNADVMLVEMRANLEAEKQRAVDDVKRQMEQQMMEGRRQMERQMVERLAEVRRQLEAEKQRAVEETKKKQWCANCGKEALFFCCWNTSYCDYPCQQSHWPQHMSVCGQNSDGGGGGDGGPDSVNGEASGHSSRVSTPVQNMVAAQQQYVDDDGVAAMAEEHRRRKHREDDVGTLTSSILAQCLIKGNRDRPRKKTRSTKSSGSSKEKDSASNASPKAPKSPKAWMDWFLEQSGAEGIKENLQVTPKTTKTKSRKSGKVTDGSRKKRKSTPCVRRKIEHILKPEEVTEEMLNRVATKPKEKTHDQENGTSCHQCRQKTSDTKTICRSGKCVGLRGFFCGPCLRTRYGEDARKALLDPDWCCPVCRGICNCSLCRKAFGQQAVGQIVQRLGKMGYNNVQQYLDSKSNKEEAESPNKTGPDKQCEGDNEAEEDSQDAEDLKEVKGEEECVT, from the exons ATCACGATCTATGCAGCTGATATCCGTGGAGCAGCTTTGTACACTTCTGAAGTTTGCTCTCAACCGTCTAAAGACCATGCCAGGG ATGGTGGTATTCTCTCAGGCTGCAGATTACATCAAAACCGCAAGCAACAGGACCAAGGTG ATGGAGCCCTTTACAAAACCTGTGGACACAGCAGAATTTCCAACATACGATGATATTGTAGTTCATCCTGTAGACTTTACTTCGCTGGAGCGGAACATAAAGCGCAAGTTTTACGGATCAACAGAAGCGTTCTCTTCAGATGCTAGATGGATTGTTCACAACTCTGTAATATTTAATGGAG CCAACTCTAAGGTTTCATCGATGGCACGGATGCTGGTGAAGATCCTGAAGCAGGAGATGAGTGAAATAGAGACCTGTCCAGACTGTTACATGAACGCTCACCAGAACCCCAAAAGCTGGTTTACAGAAGCTTGT AGATCGGCTCACCCACTTATATGGGCAAGATTGAAAGGCTTTCCTTTTTGGCCAGCAAAAGCTGTTAAGTGGAGAGACGGAAATGTAGATGTCAGATTTTTCGGAAGACACGACAG ATCTTGGGTTCCCATTAAGGAATGTTTTCTCTTCTCCGAGCAAATGCCAACACCTCTTAAAAATCGCAATAAAACTTTAGAATCGTGTCTTCAAGAG GTCAACGAACACATAGTAAAGCTGAGAGAAAGATTCGGCAGGTTTAAGTATGCACCTCATCGTGTTCAGTTCAACCCCACAGATCCAGATCAAATAAAGATTATGCTTCCTAACTACAAAGGTCCTATAGCGCTTAGAGTACGCTCTCAGTCTAGGGCACTCTCCAGATTATCCGGCCACTCAG ATGACGAGACATCCTCGATTGCCTCAACTGATAGTGGGGCATCATTGAGGCGACGTAAGAGGGAGTCTGGAACCTCATCTGCAACCCAGGGAACAGAGACAGAGGCCGAGATTGCAAGTCGTACTTCTGTTCATGGAGACAACGACCATATGGAAAACACTCGTTTGCCGAAACTAGAGGATGGGGAGGTGGTGGAAGGTCGTCCCCATTCACAAAACATAGAGCAGCACGTAAAGAGAGAAGCTAagcatgagagagagaaagattcaGATGAGGATGATTCAAAATTAAATTTGAAAATTTCGCCTAAAATTGGCGATGATGAATCTGACGAGGACATGGAGAATTGTGATAAATATCCTGGTGGGAATTACGACGACGAGAATTCCGACGATGACAACTCGTCCATCATGAATGGAAAGTCTCTTCATCCTCACACAATGAATGACCAAAGTGACGATGACGACGACGATGAGAATTACACCGATGAATATCCCAGTAACAGAAAAAGATTTGCAGCGAATAGGGAGAAAGACGGTAGTATTGATGAAGTGGAGAGCCAAGAGCAAAGTGGCGATGAGGGTGGTGACAGGGCCAGGGATACAAGAGATAATGACAGTAGGGCAAGAGTGCAGCAGCTAGGTAATCATACTCAGAGTACGGAGGGGGGAGAGATGCACGATGAGGACGACACGCTAGACAGTGAGGCGGACACCAAATTTGATACTTGTAAGAATGTCAGAGAAAGTGCAAGTGAAAGCCAAAGTTTGGGAGAGGATGAGAAAGTGCCGGTGAAAATGACTTCCGAACTGGTGTTGAAAAGTGAAGACGTTTTAAATCCACTGGACACACACGTTGAAAATGCATGTAGAGAAAGGAAAGTGAATGATGACTCGGATAGTGTAATGACGGAGAGTGGAAAAGATAATATTAAAAGAACAGATACTAATACAGAAGCTAAAATTAAGAATAATGGTGAAACTGTAAATGCAAATAAAAGTATCAAAGAAAATGTTGAATCATTTGGAGATAAGTTAAGAACAAAAACTGAGAATAAAAATGATTTAGAAAGTAATATCGATGATAAAAATGTAGGAAATAATATGGATGATAAAAGTTATTTAGAAAGTAATATTGATGAAGAGGATGAGGTCGAAAGTAATATCGATGATAAAGATGAAGTCGAAAGTAATATCGATGATAAAGATGAGGTAGAAAGTAATATTGATGATAAAGATGAGGTAGAAAGTAATATCGATGATAAAGATGAAGTAGAAAGTAATATCGATGATAAAGATGAGGTGGAAAGTAATATCGATGATAAAGATGAGGTAGAAAGTAATATTGATGATAAAGATGAGGTAGAAAGTAATATCGATGATAAAGATGAGGTAGAAAGTAATATCGATGATAAAGATGAGGTAGAAAGCAATATCGATGATAAAGATGAGGTAGAAAGTAATATCGATGATAAAGATGAGGTAGAAAGTAATATCGATGATAAAGATGAGGTGGAAAGTAATATCGATGATAAAGATGACACAGAAAGTAATGATGATGCATTAGAATTGGGTGGGGTCAAAGCGGGTGTTCTTGAAGCTTTAGAAAGAGAGTGCAAGAAAGAATTAAGTGAAAGTGAAGACAGTGACAATGAAGAAGAGACGGaacataaaacaaaattgacagaTAGAATGGAAAGCGAAAGCGAGTCTGATAAAAGTGAAAATGAAAGCAATAATAAGTTTAGTGGTAAGAAAATGAATGTAGATGAAAGTGATGATGAAAGTGAAAAGAGTGGAGATGAAAATGATAAAAACCCCAATATAAAACGCAGAAATAGAACAGTGTGTGGCGATGAGGAAAGTGACTCTGAAGAGGAACATTTAAATAGAAATACCGGCAGTGCTTACAAAAATGGTAGTGAAGAGGGAATAGGTTGTACTGGTAGTGACAGTAAGGTGGCGGGAGACAGTGTACCTGATAAAGAAGGGGATGGGAGTGACATGAGAAGCATTGTGAAGGAGCGGGTAAGTGacgaggaggaggaacagatggacacagagAGTAAAACGCTCGAGACAAGTGCGAGACAAGTGCGCAATAGTGTAAATGATAGGGTTAAAGAAGAAGTTTTGAGTGGTGAGGAAACTGACAGAAAAAGGAAGAGAGTGAGTGACGACACTAACCATGATGAGGACAAGGAGGAAAGCAATAGAACATCTCTCTTTGATGCTGTTCAGTTGATGAAAACTATGGGGACGATAGCAATAACGAGACTGGATGGAAAGAGTCTAGATCATGGTAGTAACAACAATGGTGTAACGATATCACTGGCTAAAGACCAACACAAATCTGAGGATAGGAAGGATGGAAATGAGGATAGGAAGGATGGAAACGATGATTCCAACCGGACTAGCCCTAGTTTGCAGAGAGTGTCTCCAAGTCAAAAAGTATCGGAAAGTAAAGACATGGAGCAGCATATATCTTCCTTagggtgtagtgtaagtgtaacaAAAGCAGTGGATAGGGATAGGGATAgagataaggaaaaggaaaaagaaaaggaaAAAGTGAAAATGCCCTCTGGTGTGGATACCACACGTCTCAGTCCATCAATATCTATCATTCCAATGTCAGGGGGAAGTGACCGCCATAGAACTAAAACTACTATTGCTCCATCCTCGTCTCCGAGTCCTAGTCGTACGTCACCATCCGTCTCATCACATGCACCGAGAAGTTCTCCATCAGTCATAGCACAAAATCCTCCTCAGTGTTCACCATCAGCTACTCAGGCTGCACCTCCAAGAGTTTCGTCGTCGTCATCAAGTAGCTCTCCTCAAACGGGTGTCGGTGgcatccccccaccaccacctctttctCATCCTCAAGCTCCTGCAGCAAGTGGCATGGGCTCCAGAGGTGTCTTTGGGCCACCACCTCCAGGTAGCCAAGTCATGGGAATGGGGAGTGCTCGTGGTCCCATCATGACGACGCCTGGCATGAGAATGATGGGTGGAGGAGCACCTGGCATGATGGTGCAATCACGTATGCCGGGTGGTCCGCCAACTAGACATCTGCCTCCAGAAGCTGGTCCATTGTCAGCCCAACTTCATAAGCACTCACAAAAGTTGGCAGAAGTCATGCGGGCCACTTTAGAGGATGTTCTAGGTGGGCTTGTCATGACAGGTACCCCTGAAGCACGAGTGGCTGCACTTCAACTTGAATTGGAGCGTACTAATTGGCGGCATCAGCAAGAATTGGCCGAGGTACGCCATAATGCAGATGTAATGCTGGTGGAAATGAGAGCCAACCTGGAAGCAGAGAAGCAACGAGCTGTAGATGACGTGAAACGTCAAATGGAACAACAGATGATGGAGGGCCGAAGACAAATGGAACGGCAGATGGTGGAGCGGCTGGCGGAAGTGCGGAGACAGTTGGAGGCAGAGAAACAGAGAGCTGTTgaagaaacaaagaaaaaacaGTGGTGTGCTAACTGTGGCAAGGAAGCATTATTTTTCTGTTGTTGGAACACCTCATATTGTGACTATCCTTGTCAG CAATCACATTGGCCCCAGCACATGTCCGTGTGTGGTCAGAATAGTGACGGTGGGGGTGGCGGTGATGGAGGGCCTGACTCGGTCAATGGTGAGGCAAGTGGACATTCTTCCAGAGTATCAACACCTGTCCAAAACATGGTTGCAGCCCAA CAGCAGTATGTAGATGACGATGGGGTGGCAGCCATGGCAGAGGAGCATCGTCGTCGCAAACATCGTGAG GATGATGTGGGGACTCTAACCTCGTCCATATTAGCCCAGTGCCTCATCAAAGGAAACAGAGATCGTCCTCGGAAAAAAACCAGATCCACAAAATCTTCGGGTTCATCGAAAGAAAAAGACTCTGCTTCTAATGCCTCTCCTAAGGCTCCTAAGTCTCCCAAGGCTTGGATGGACTGGTTTTTGGAGCAAAGTGGTGCAGAAGGTATCAAAGAAAACTTGCAAGTCACTCCTAAGACTACCAAGACAAAGTCTCGTAAATCGGGCAAAGTGACAGATGGTTCCAGGAAAAAACGAAAGAGTACTCCTTGTGTCCGTAGAAAGATAGAACATATCTTAAAACCAGAAGAGGTCACAGAAGAAATGTTGAATCGTGTTGCAACTAAACCAAAGGAAAAAACACACGACCAGGAAAATGGAACTTCTTGTCACCAGTGCCGACAAAAAACATCAGATACAAAAACTATATGTAGGTCTGGGAAATGTGTAGGCTTAAGAGGGTTTTTCTGTGGCCCGTGTTTACGCACAAGGTATGGCGAAGATGCTCGTAAGGCATTACTGGACCCTGACTGGTGCTGCCCTGTGTGCAGAGGGATATGTAACTGTTCATTGTGTCGAAAGGCATTTGGGCAACAAGCAGTAGGTCAGATTGTGCAAAGACTTGGGAAAATGGGCTACAATAATGTACAGCAGTATCTAGATTCAAAGAGTAATAAAGAAGAGGCAGAAAGCCCTAATAAAACTGGTCCAGATAAACAGTGTGAGGGTGATAATGAGGCTGAGGAAGACAGCCAAGATGCTGAAGACTTGAAAGAAGTAAAGGGTGAAGAAGAGTGTGTTACTTGA